A single genomic interval of Dyella sp. GSA-30 harbors:
- a CDS encoding outer membrane beta-barrel protein: MKKTLITAALAVAAVLPFAAQADASSQTNDFFVAGNLGQSNLRDSFTHKNSVFQNVRFGWRWNGIVGAEVGYAYLGRPKLDIGDASTSVKTQTATVGVTAKYDFVPNWYVTGHAGYARARSLPAPTATSPPSRAAGTTAGTVARAWATT, translated from the coding sequence ATGAAAAAGACCTTGATCACGGCCGCCTTGGCCGTCGCCGCTGTGTTGCCGTTCGCCGCTCAGGCCGACGCCTCCAGCCAAACCAACGACTTCTTTGTTGCCGGCAACCTCGGCCAGTCCAATCTGCGCGACAGCTTCACGCACAAGAACAGCGTGTTCCAGAACGTCCGCTTCGGCTGGCGCTGGAATGGCATCGTCGGCGCGGAAGTCGGTTATGCCTACCTGGGTCGTCCGAAGCTCGATATCGGCGATGCATCCACCAGCGTAAAGACCCAGACCGCCACGGTCGGCGTCACCGCCAAGTACGACTTCGTGCCGAACTGGTATGTCACCGGTCACGCCGGCTACGCACGCGCTCGATCGTTACCGGCACCGACGGCGACTTCACCGCCAAGTCGCGCAGCTGGAACAACGGCTGGTACGGTGGCGCGGGCGTGGGCTACAACCTGA
- a CDS encoding glycerophosphodiester phosphodiesterase, whose protein sequence is MKSLSWAIALTAGILVMSAPLAAKEAPIAAKVLVIGHRGASALRPEHTLASYSKAIADGADFIEPDLVMTRDGALVARHENEISGTTDVAKHPEFAGRKTTKSVDGNNVTGWFTEDFTLAELKTLRARERLPQFRSTQYDGQFQIPTLDEIIDFVAAQSATYGRPIGIIPEIKHGTYFQKIGLPMEQRVLGTLDAHAYTRTAPVEIQSFEITNLRYLRGKLGKNHPNIRLLQLIDDADTQPFDVVVAGGKLRYADMLTPAGLRDIATYADAIGPNTRAIIPLASDGSLGEPTSLVHDAHAAKLEVHPYTFRPENHFQAKNFWQGTDPKQFNENGSVAEIRAYLDAGIDAFFTDDPALGRRALDTR, encoded by the coding sequence ATGAAATCGTTAAGCTGGGCCATCGCCCTCACCGCCGGGATTCTGGTCATGTCCGCCCCTCTTGCTGCCAAGGAAGCGCCCATTGCGGCCAAGGTGCTGGTCATCGGCCACCGTGGCGCCAGCGCGCTGCGCCCGGAGCACACACTGGCCTCCTACAGCAAGGCGATCGCCGATGGTGCCGACTTCATCGAGCCGGATCTGGTGATGACCCGCGACGGTGCGCTGGTCGCCCGGCACGAAAATGAAATCAGTGGCACCACCGATGTCGCCAAACACCCGGAGTTCGCGGGGCGCAAGACCACCAAGAGCGTCGACGGAAACAACGTCACCGGTTGGTTCACCGAGGACTTCACGCTGGCGGAACTGAAAACCCTGCGTGCGCGCGAACGTCTGCCGCAGTTTCGCAGCACGCAGTACGACGGCCAGTTCCAGATTCCGACGCTCGACGAGATCATCGATTTCGTAGCGGCGCAGTCCGCGACCTATGGGCGTCCCATCGGCATCATTCCCGAGATCAAGCACGGCACCTATTTCCAGAAGATCGGTCTGCCGATGGAGCAACGCGTACTCGGTACGCTCGATGCACATGCCTATACCCGCACGGCGCCGGTGGAAATCCAGTCCTTCGAGATTACCAACCTGCGTTACCTGCGCGGCAAGCTCGGCAAGAACCATCCCAATATCCGCCTGCTGCAGCTGATCGATGACGCCGACACGCAGCCGTTCGACGTGGTCGTCGCAGGCGGCAAGCTGCGCTACGCGGATATGCTCACGCCGGCGGGATTGCGCGACATCGCCACGTACGCCGATGCGATTGGCCCAAACACTCGCGCAATCATTCCATTGGCAAGCGATGGCAGCCTGGGCGAGCCCACGTCGCTTGTGCACGACGCGCATGCCGCCAAACTCGAAGTGCATCCCTATACGTTTCGCCCCGAGAATCATTTTCAGGCGAAGAACTTCTGGCAGGGCACGGATCCGAAGCAGTTCAACGAGAACGGCTCGGTGGCCGAAATCCGCGCCTATCTCGATGCCGGTATCGATGCTTTCTTTACCGACGATCCTGCCTTGGGTCGGCGCGCACTGGACACGCGATAA
- a CDS encoding ectonucleotide pyrophosphatase/phosphodiesterase — protein sequence MRALLRGSLLGLSLMLGAVPAIAAPVLLISIDGLRPDDILQAKQRGLTLPNLTRFVTQGSYASGVTGVLPTLTYPSHVTLLTGVTPAVHGVGGNLTFDPLNKNQYGWDWYVSDIRVPTLWAAARAQGLSTANVHWPVSVGAPADWNLPQIWRTGTPDDRKLLAALATPDLLPGLEKDLGPYPLGIDESLDGDVRRTRFAVALLKQHSPAFMTVYLASLDHEEHAKGPGTADANRVLEQLDVQIGQLVQAAQQVHPDGIVAVVSDHGFASVEHDVNLYAPFIKAGLISVKDGEVTDWQAAVWNDGGSAAIVLKNPDDAALQARVSALLKTLAADPAYGIDNVMDRANIAKKGGATEASWFVIFKPGFEMGIKPDAPLPAPSHYLGMHGYDPARVDQRATLLIQGKGVAAGRNLGFVDMRDIAPTLAMWLGVSLPQAQGKPLDIKQ from the coding sequence ATGCGCGCATTGTTGCGAGGCAGTTTGCTGGGTCTTTCGTTGATGCTGGGTGCGGTGCCCGCGATAGCCGCACCGGTCCTGCTGATTTCCATCGACGGACTTCGTCCGGATGACATTCTGCAGGCCAAGCAGCGGGGTCTGACCCTGCCGAACCTGACGCGCTTCGTGACGCAGGGCAGTTATGCGAGCGGCGTGACCGGTGTGCTGCCGACCTTGACCTATCCGAGCCACGTTACGCTGCTGACGGGCGTGACGCCGGCCGTCCATGGCGTGGGCGGCAATCTCACTTTCGATCCGCTCAACAAGAATCAGTACGGTTGGGACTGGTACGTCAGCGACATCCGCGTGCCGACGCTGTGGGCCGCTGCACGCGCGCAAGGTTTGAGCACGGCCAATGTGCATTGGCCGGTAAGCGTCGGCGCGCCGGCGGATTGGAATCTTCCGCAGATCTGGCGCACCGGAACGCCTGACGACCGCAAGCTGTTGGCTGCCCTGGCAACACCGGATCTGTTGCCCGGTCTGGAAAAAGACCTTGGGCCTTATCCGCTGGGCATCGACGAATCGCTGGACGGCGATGTACGTCGTACACGCTTCGCGGTAGCGCTGCTGAAGCAACATTCGCCGGCCTTCATGACGGTGTATCTGGCATCGCTGGATCACGAAGAGCATGCCAAGGGGCCCGGTACGGCGGATGCCAATCGCGTTCTGGAACAGCTCGATGTTCAGATCGGCCAGTTGGTCCAGGCCGCGCAACAGGTGCATCCGGACGGCATCGTGGCTGTGGTGTCCGATCATGGTTTTGCATCGGTCGAGCACGACGTCAATCTGTACGCGCCGTTTATCAAGGCCGGTTTGATATCGGTCAAGGACGGCGAGGTAACCGATTGGCAGGCTGCCGTCTGGAACGATGGCGGCAGTGCGGCGATCGTATTGAAGAACCCGGATGATGCCGCGCTGCAAGCACGCGTGAGTGCATTGCTGAAAACGTTGGCAGCCGATCCGGCCTATGGCATCGACAACGTGATGGATCGCGCGAACATCGCCAAGAAGGGCGGAGCAACCGAGGCAAGCTGGTTCGTGATCTTCAAGCCCGGCTTCGAAATGGGCATCAAACCCGACGCACCGCTACCGGCGCCTTCGCACTATCTGGGCATGCATGGTTACGATCCAGCGCGTGTCGATCAACGCGCGACGCTTTTGATCCAGGGCAAGGGCGTTGCCGCGGGTCGCAACCTCGGCTTCGTGGATATGCGCGATATCGCACCGACACTCGCGATGTGGCTTGGCGTCAGCTTGCCGCAAGCTCAAGGCAAGCCTCTGGACATCAAGCAGTAA
- a CDS encoding metalloregulator ArsR/SmtB family transcription factor, with protein sequence MSSRRARRYDAAPIFAALGDRTRLALVTKLSDGQSRSIAQLCADAEITRQAVTKHLHVLEDAGLVRSTRAGRESQFELRPESIVQMREYLDEVSRQWDDALARLRAFVER encoded by the coding sequence ATGTCGAGTCGTAGAGCGCGCCGTTACGACGCCGCCCCGATCTTTGCGGCGCTCGGCGACCGCACGCGGCTGGCTTTGGTCACCAAGCTGAGCGACGGGCAATCGCGCTCGATCGCCCAGCTTTGTGCCGATGCGGAGATCACCAGACAGGCCGTCACCAAGCACCTGCATGTCCTCGAAGATGCAGGGCTGGTGCGCAGCACGCGTGCGGGGCGCGAGAGCCAGTTCGAGCTGCGACCGGAATCGATCGTGCAGATGCGCGAGTATCTCGACGAGGTTTCGCGGCAGTGGGACGACGCGCTGGCGCGCCTGCGTGCGTTTGTGGAGCGGTAA
- a CDS encoding TonB-dependent receptor: protein MSNRLLSSRRATLALALMIALQANAYAADETTPATDAAPAADASVKRLEAVSVIGQGETRQIQRITVDDVKALPPGTSPLKVLESKPGVHFESADPFGNYEWSTRISLRGFNQNRLGFTLDGIPLGDMSYGNQNGLHISRALIAENLDGAELAEGIGALGTASTSDLGGTIQFYSSDPTPQYGVTVAQGFGTDSARRTYARLDTGDHNGFAMYLSAAYSDVDKWKGDGEQNQSQFNAKAVYNFGDSKIGALVTTSSRDENDYQDLSLALQRRNGWNWDNFRPDWSRALRVANQYQTTGIVSDGNVQTPDDAYYDARGLRDDTIASVFGDFALSDTVRLKATGYYHNDRGQGHWFTPYVVSFPGTPQQTPISIRTTEYGIDRAGVTAALNWDIGIHHLEAGFWYEDSNHNVQRNYYYITGPLDDNYFLSDPDLRQFYQHYETETRQFYVQDSFRLLDDRLSVDVGFKSPDTKVTARDVPGTLTYGTPGAYANGELTAKKNFLPQVGASYRIGGGWEVFGSYAKNIAAYQAGITGPLATTQAAFDTFGKQLKPEQSRTIEGGLRQVTDFYEASLAVYDVKFSNRLLVISQCAGIIGCASAYANVGSVTSRGAELAVNFKLAQDWRWTNSLSYNRARYDDNYINGVDGQGQPVVVPTKGKTVVDSPKQLLASEVIWTPGPWDMRLSAHYTGKRYYTYINDAGVPSYWIFNAAVAYDFGKLSMADDLKLALNVTNLADKHYFATVGSNGFVVSDPTGTFQTLLPGAPRAAMLTATIRF from the coding sequence ATGTCGAACCGCCTGTTGTCTAGCCGCCGCGCCACGTTGGCGCTGGCTCTCATGATCGCATTGCAAGCCAACGCATACGCTGCCGACGAAACAACGCCGGCAACCGATGCCGCGCCGGCTGCGGATGCATCGGTAAAACGCCTGGAAGCGGTTTCTGTTATCGGACAGGGCGAAACGCGTCAGATTCAGCGTATTACGGTCGACGACGTCAAGGCGCTGCCGCCGGGAACGAGCCCGCTCAAGGTGCTCGAATCCAAGCCGGGCGTGCATTTCGAATCGGCCGATCCATTCGGCAACTACGAGTGGTCGACGCGCATCAGCCTGCGTGGTTTCAACCAGAACCGACTGGGCTTTACGCTCGACGGTATCCCGCTGGGCGATATGAGCTACGGCAACCAGAACGGCTTGCATATCAGCCGCGCCTTGATTGCCGAGAACCTCGACGGCGCCGAACTTGCCGAAGGTATCGGCGCACTGGGTACCGCATCGACCAGCGATCTGGGTGGCACCATCCAGTTCTATTCCAGCGATCCGACCCCGCAGTATGGCGTGACGGTCGCGCAGGGTTTCGGTACCGATTCGGCGCGCCGCACGTACGCGCGTCTTGATACCGGCGATCACAACGGCTTCGCCATGTATCTGTCGGCCGCCTATTCGGATGTCGACAAATGGAAGGGCGACGGCGAGCAGAACCAGTCGCAGTTCAATGCCAAGGCGGTCTACAACTTCGGCGACAGCAAGATCGGTGCGCTGGTCACCACGTCGAGCCGCGACGAGAACGACTACCAGGATCTGTCGCTGGCGCTGCAGCGTCGCAATGGCTGGAACTGGGACAACTTTCGTCCGGATTGGAGCCGTGCATTACGCGTGGCCAATCAGTATCAGACGACTGGAATCGTGTCCGATGGCAATGTGCAGACGCCGGACGATGCGTATTACGATGCGCGCGGCCTGCGTGACGACACGATCGCCAGCGTGTTCGGCGACTTCGCGCTGAGCGACACCGTGCGATTGAAGGCGACCGGTTACTATCACAACGATCGTGGCCAGGGACATTGGTTCACGCCCTACGTGGTCTCGTTCCCCGGCACGCCGCAGCAGACGCCGATTTCGATCCGTACCACCGAATACGGCATCGATCGTGCCGGCGTCACCGCCGCGTTGAACTGGGATATCGGCATCCATCATCTGGAAGCCGGGTTCTGGTACGAAGATTCCAATCACAACGTACAGCGCAACTACTACTACATCACCGGCCCGCTCGACGATAACTATTTCCTCAGCGATCCGGATCTCCGTCAGTTCTACCAGCACTACGAAACCGAAACGCGCCAGTTCTATGTGCAGGATAGTTTCCGCCTGCTGGACGATCGCCTGAGCGTCGACGTCGGCTTCAAGTCGCCCGATACCAAGGTGACCGCGCGCGATGTCCCCGGCACGTTGACCTATGGCACGCCCGGCGCCTACGCCAACGGCGAGCTGACCGCGAAGAAGAACTTCCTGCCGCAGGTCGGCGCCAGCTATCGCATCGGCGGCGGTTGGGAAGTCTTCGGTTCGTACGCCAAGAACATCGCGGCCTACCAGGCCGGCATTACCGGTCCGTTGGCAACGACGCAGGCGGCGTTCGACACCTTCGGCAAGCAGCTCAAGCCGGAACAGTCGCGCACCATCGAAGGCGGCTTGCGCCAGGTGACGGATTTCTACGAAGCCTCGCTGGCCGTCTACGACGTCAAGTTCAGCAATCGTCTGCTGGTGATCTCGCAGTGCGCGGGCATCATCGGTTGCGCGTCCGCTTATGCGAACGTGGGCTCGGTGACGAGCCGTGGTGCCGAGCTGGCCGTCAACTTCAAGCTGGCGCAGGACTGGCGCTGGACCAACTCGCTGTCCTACAACCGTGCACGTTACGACGACAATTACATAAATGGCGTCGATGGCCAGGGCCAGCCGGTGGTCGTGCCGACCAAGGGCAAGACCGTGGTCGACAGTCCCAAGCAGTTGCTCGCCTCGGAAGTGATCTGGACGCCGGGCCCGTGGGATATGCGTCTCTCGGCGCACTACACGGGCAAGCGCTATTACACCTACATCAACGATGCAGGCGTCCCCTCGTACTGGATTTTCAACGCGGCCGTGGCGTACGACTTCGGCAAGCTCAGCATGGCCGACGACCTCAAGCTGGCACTGAACGTGACCAACCTGGCCGACAAGCACTACTTCGCCACCGTGGGCTCCAACGGCTTCGTGGTCAGCGACCCGACCGGTACGTTCCAGACGCTGCTGCCCGGTGCACCGCGTGCGGCGATGTTGACGGCGACCATCCGCTTTTGA
- a CDS encoding M61 family peptidase — MVVSALGLSSFAAVADVPAPQNVPYQGTLKINVDATDIGRRIFRVHETIPAQAGALTLLYPQWLPGNHSPTGPIDKFAGLKVTANGKVLPWVRDPLNVYAFHVDVPQGASSVEVDFQFLSPQDQRQGRVVMTPEMLNLQWNTVSVYPAGYYSSQIKAEASVTFPAGWQFGSALEVASRNGDTVNFKEIDYDDLVDSPIYAGKYFKRVDLDPGAKTPVFLNIVADDPKYLEIKPEQLKVHQNLVQQMYKMYGAHHYNHYDFLLSLSDKMSGNGLEHHRSSENGVGPSYFTEWDKNTVERDLLSHEFNHSWDGKYRRGADLATPSFNVPMQDSLLWVYEGQTQFWGYVMAARSGLWKDDQARDMLAYVAATYEKGRPGLQQWRNIQDTTNDPIIAMRRPLPFRNYQMSEDYYSGGQMIWLEVDAKLRELSGNKKSIDDFGKSFFGVKNGEWDVNTYTFEDVVKTLNDIQPFDWAPYLRERLDGHGPITNGIAAHGWKLVYNDKPSDMVKGVEMRRGSTDLTYSLGVSIGKGGDINDVLWDGPAFKAGLSPGMKLIGVNGKEFSGDALKDAITASAKDKSKPVELLVKNFDEFQTLRIDYHDGLKYPHLERDTGTKDTLSDLLKAR, encoded by the coding sequence ATGGTTGTTTCGGCCCTCGGGCTGAGCAGCTTTGCCGCCGTCGCCGACGTGCCCGCACCGCAGAACGTGCCTTACCAGGGCACGCTGAAAATCAATGTCGACGCCACCGATATCGGGCGCCGCATTTTTCGCGTGCACGAGACGATTCCCGCGCAAGCCGGTGCGCTGACGCTGCTGTACCCGCAATGGCTGCCGGGCAACCATTCGCCGACCGGCCCGATCGACAAGTTCGCCGGCCTCAAGGTCACGGCCAATGGCAAGGTGCTGCCGTGGGTGCGCGATCCGCTCAATGTCTACGCGTTCCACGTCGACGTGCCGCAGGGCGCGAGCAGCGTGGAAGTGGATTTCCAGTTCCTCTCGCCGCAGGACCAGCGTCAGGGCCGCGTCGTGATGACCCCGGAAATGCTCAACCTGCAGTGGAATACCGTGTCGGTCTATCCGGCCGGCTACTACAGCAGCCAGATCAAGGCCGAGGCCAGTGTGACTTTCCCGGCGGGCTGGCAGTTCGGCAGCGCGCTTGAAGTGGCTTCGCGCAATGGCGACACGGTGAACTTCAAGGAGATCGACTACGACGACCTGGTCGACTCGCCGATCTACGCCGGCAAGTACTTCAAGCGCGTCGATCTCGATCCGGGTGCGAAGACGCCGGTATTCCTCAACATCGTAGCGGACGATCCGAAGTATCTGGAGATCAAGCCCGAGCAGTTGAAGGTGCACCAGAACCTGGTGCAGCAGATGTACAAGATGTACGGCGCGCATCATTACAACCACTACGACTTCCTGCTCTCGCTCAGCGACAAGATGAGCGGCAACGGTCTGGAACATCACCGCTCCAGCGAGAACGGCGTCGGTCCGAGCTACTTCACCGAGTGGGACAAGAACACGGTCGAGCGCGACCTGCTCTCGCACGAATTCAACCATTCGTGGGACGGCAAGTACCGTCGCGGCGCCGACCTGGCCACGCCGAGCTTCAACGTGCCGATGCAGGACAGCCTGCTGTGGGTGTACGAAGGCCAGACCCAGTTCTGGGGCTATGTGATGGCCGCGCGTTCGGGTTTGTGGAAAGACGACCAGGCGCGCGACATGCTCGCCTATGTCGCCGCCACCTACGAGAAGGGCCGCCCGGGCCTGCAGCAGTGGCGCAACATCCAGGACACCACCAACGACCCGATCATCGCGATGCGTCGCCCGTTGCCTTTCCGCAACTACCAGATGAGCGAAGATTATTATTCCGGCGGCCAGATGATCTGGCTGGAAGTCGACGCCAAGCTGCGTGAGCTGTCGGGCAACAAGAAGTCCATCGACGATTTCGGCAAGTCGTTCTTCGGCGTGAAGAACGGCGAGTGGGACGTCAACACCTACACCTTCGAAGACGTGGTCAAGACGCTCAACGACATCCAGCCGTTCGACTGGGCGCCGTACCTGCGCGAGCGTCTGGACGGCCATGGTCCGATCACCAACGGCATTGCCGCGCACGGTTGGAAGCTGGTCTATAACGACAAGCCCTCGGACATGGTCAAGGGCGTGGAAATGCGCCGTGGCTCGACCGACCTGACCTATTCGCTGGGCGTGTCGATCGGCAAGGGTGGCGACATCAACGACGTGCTGTGGGACGGCCCCGCATTCAAGGCCGGCCTGTCGCCGGGCATGAAGCTGATCGGCGTCAACGGCAAGGAGTTCTCCGGCGACGCGCTGAAGGATGCCATCACCGCATCGGCCAAGGACAAGAGCAAGCCGGTCGAACTGCTGGTCAAGAACTTCGACGAGTTCCAGACCCTGCGCATCGACTACCACGACGGCCTGAAGTACCCGCACCTGGAGCGCGACACCGGTACCAAGGACACCTTGTCCGACCTGCTCAAGGCCCGTTGA
- a CDS encoding SRPBCC family protein, with amino-acid sequence MNDRIEKQIDLKAPIERVWHALTDHEAFGEWFRVKLDGPFVKGEVSSGHITWPGYEHLRWEAKVERMDAPRMFAFTWHPAAIDPSVDYSKETPTLVEFRLEPIAGGTRLTVVESGFNGLPKHRLGDAMRMNDEGWTVQMENIRHYVES; translated from the coding sequence ATGAACGATCGCATCGAAAAGCAGATTGATCTGAAAGCGCCCATCGAACGGGTCTGGCATGCGCTGACCGACCACGAAGCCTTTGGCGAATGGTTCCGGGTCAAGCTGGACGGCCCCTTCGTCAAGGGCGAGGTATCCAGCGGTCATATCACCTGGCCGGGTTACGAGCATCTACGTTGGGAAGCAAAGGTCGAGCGGATGGATGCGCCACGCATGTTCGCTTTCACCTGGCACCCCGCCGCGATCGATCCCTCGGTCGACTATTCGAAAGAAACGCCCACGCTGGTCGAGTTTCGCCTTGAGCCGATCGCGGGCGGTACGCGGCTGACCGTCGTCGAGTCAGGTTTCAATGGGCTACCCAAGCACCGCCTGGGCGATGCGATGCGTATGAACGATGAAGGCTGGACGGTACAAATGGAGAACATCCGTCACTATGTCGAGTCGTAG
- a CDS encoding amino acid permease, which produces MSFLSKLVRHKPVEMLQAEAGKRGDFRRVLGLWQLTAIGIGGIIGVGVFVLAGQQAALNAGPAVVLSFLIAGIASAAAALCYAEFAGMIPVTGSAYTYGYAVLGELAAWLIGWDLLLEYALIVAVVAIGWAGYVQSALGTLGIHLPVWAQGAMGTGDGHVFNVIAALVTLGVSALLIFRTEWGARFNTLVVIIKVLAVALVIGVGVFYVNPANWVPFIPARAIGPDGIGHFGFQGVGTAAAVVFFAVFGYDTLTTAAEESKNPQRDLPRAVLLSLGISMTMYLAVSMVLTGIAHYSSLNTDAPVADAFKGLGLHWVALTVSVSAVFGLISVLFAFMLGATRIWFALSRDGLLPAWFAKVHPRYGTPHRPTVALGVFTALVAGLFPLGEVAKLVNIGVLSAFIVICTSIIVLRVRQPGIHRSFRTPWVPLVPIVGIAFSIWLLSELPLATWELFVVWTALGLLVYFGYGIKHSKLEAQ; this is translated from the coding sequence ATGAGTTTCTTGAGCAAATTGGTCCGCCACAAGCCGGTGGAGATGTTGCAGGCCGAGGCGGGCAAGCGCGGCGACTTCCGTCGCGTGCTCGGCTTGTGGCAGCTCACCGCGATTGGTATCGGCGGCATTATCGGCGTCGGCGTGTTCGTGCTGGCCGGTCAGCAGGCCGCACTCAACGCCGGGCCCGCCGTTGTGCTGTCTTTTCTGATTGCCGGTATTGCCAGCGCGGCGGCCGCGCTTTGTTATGCCGAATTCGCGGGCATGATTCCGGTCACCGGCAGCGCCTACACGTACGGGTATGCGGTGCTTGGCGAATTGGCCGCGTGGCTGATCGGTTGGGACCTGCTGCTGGAATATGCGTTGATTGTCGCGGTGGTGGCGATCGGTTGGGCCGGCTATGTGCAGTCTGCGCTCGGCACCCTGGGCATCCACTTGCCCGTGTGGGCGCAAGGCGCCATGGGTACGGGAGACGGTCACGTTTTCAACGTGATTGCCGCACTGGTAACGCTAGGCGTGTCGGCGTTGCTGATCTTTCGCACCGAATGGGGCGCACGCTTCAATACCCTGGTGGTGATCATCAAAGTGTTGGCGGTGGCATTGGTGATTGGCGTCGGCGTGTTCTACGTCAACCCGGCGAACTGGGTACCCTTTATTCCGGCGCGCGCGATCGGACCCGATGGCATCGGACATTTCGGCTTCCAGGGCGTAGGGACTGCGGCGGCCGTGGTGTTCTTCGCTGTGTTCGGCTACGACACCCTGACCACCGCAGCGGAGGAGTCGAAGAACCCGCAACGCGACCTGCCACGTGCCGTGCTGTTGTCGCTGGGTATCTCGATGACCATGTATCTGGCCGTGTCCATGGTACTGACGGGTATTGCCCACTACTCCAGCCTCAACACGGATGCGCCGGTGGCCGATGCCTTCAAGGGACTGGGCCTGCATTGGGTGGCATTGACCGTATCGGTCTCGGCGGTGTTCGGCCTGATCAGCGTCTTGTTTGCCTTCATGCTGGGCGCGACACGCATCTGGTTTGCGCTGTCACGCGATGGCTTGCTGCCGGCCTGGTTCGCCAAGGTGCATCCCCGTTATGGCACACCGCATCGACCCACAGTGGCATTGGGTGTCTTCACCGCGCTGGTGGCGGGCCTGTTTCCGCTGGGCGAAGTGGCCAAGCTGGTCAACATTGGCGTGCTGTCTGCTTTTATCGTGATCTGCACGTCGATCATCGTGTTGCGCGTGCGCCAGCCGGGCATCCATCGTTCGTTCCGCACGCCGTGGGTACCGCTGGTGCCGATCGTCGGTATCGCCTTCTCGATCTGGCTACTCTCCGAGTTGCCATTGGCCACCTGGGAGTTGTTTGTCGTGTGGACGGCGCTGGGTCTGCTGGTCTACTTCGGTTACGGGATCAAGCACAGCAAGCTCGAAGCTCAGTAA
- a CDS encoding sterol desaturase family protein has protein sequence MNMQEIIITWATPVFFVLIALELLIARWQGKRVYHSSDAINSLSLGVISQIAAVFTKLLTLGIYAWCAQHQALLHLPADSVWVWVSGLLLYDFCYYWLHRFGHEVNILWAAHVVHHQSEDYNLSTALRQTGSGALLGWLFYLPMAIIGYPLEVFVVVALIDLLYQFWVHTEVVRRLGWFDRVFCSPSNHRAHHAVNDKYLDRNYGGVLIIWDRLFGTFIEEDDNDPPIYGTRSPLRSWNPLWANVEVYWATLKDAWHARRWRDKLLIWFKPPGWRPADLAERFPKSAFDISRERFAPPLPTPLVIYSLIQFALLLAMGVHFLDLAKHMPASSLLGYAAFLLLSLYALGAMTELRRGGSGLELLRLAATAAIPLVTGGWFGVTQLDARVWSALVAVPAASALVFLLLIWGVRRHRVGRAISG, from the coding sequence TTGAACATGCAGGAAATCATCATCACCTGGGCGACGCCGGTGTTCTTTGTGCTGATCGCGCTGGAACTGCTGATCGCCCGGTGGCAAGGCAAGCGGGTTTATCACAGCAGCGACGCGATCAACAGTTTGTCGCTGGGCGTGATCTCGCAGATCGCCGCCGTATTCACCAAGCTGCTGACACTGGGGATCTATGCCTGGTGCGCGCAGCATCAGGCGTTGTTGCATCTGCCGGCCGATAGCGTGTGGGTATGGGTGAGCGGGTTGTTGCTGTATGACTTCTGCTATTACTGGCTGCATCGCTTTGGTCATGAGGTGAATATCCTCTGGGCCGCGCACGTGGTGCATCATCAAAGCGAGGACTACAACCTGAGCACTGCCCTGCGCCAGACCGGCAGTGGTGCCTTGCTCGGCTGGCTGTTCTATCTGCCGATGGCGATCATCGGCTATCCGCTGGAAGTGTTCGTCGTCGTTGCGCTGATCGATCTGCTTTATCAGTTCTGGGTGCATACCGAAGTAGTGCGCCGCCTGGGCTGGTTCGACCGCGTGTTCTGTTCGCCATCGAATCATCGGGCGCATCATGCGGTGAACGACAAGTATCTTGACCGCAACTACGGTGGGGTATTGATCATCTGGGATCGCCTGTTCGGCACGTTTATCGAAGAGGACGACAACGACCCGCCGATCTACGGCACGCGTTCGCCGCTGCGTAGCTGGAATCCGCTCTGGGCGAATGTCGAGGTGTATTGGGCGACCTTGAAGGACGCCTGGCACGCGCGCCGCTGGCGCGACAAGCTGCTCATATGGTTCAAGCCGCCCGGTTGGCGTCCGGCCGATTTGGCCGAGCGCTTTCCGAAAAGCGCGTTCGATATCAGTCGCGAGCGTTTCGCACCGCCGTTGCCGACCCCGCTGGTGATCTACAGCCTGATTCAGTTCGCCCTGCTGCTGGCCATGGGCGTGCATTTTCTCGACCTGGCCAAGCACATGCCTGCGTCGAGCCTGCTGGGTTATGCCGCCTTCCTGCTGCTCAGCCTTTATGCCCTGGGCGCGATGACCGAACTGCGTCGTGGCGGCAGTGGGCTGGAGCTGCTGCGTCTGGCGGCGACCGCCGCGATTCCGTTGGTGACCGGTGGATGGTTCGGCGTGACGCAGCTAGACGCACGCGTATGGTCGGCATTGGTCGCGGTGCCGGCAGCCAGTGCTCTTGTATTCCTTTTACTCATATGGGGCGTGCGCCGACATCGTGTAGGGCGCGCCATTTCGGGCTAA